In Ascaphus truei isolate aAscTru1 chromosome 2, aAscTru1.hap1, whole genome shotgun sequence, the genomic stretch ACAAATAAAAAGGTATAAAAACAAATCATTAAGCTAAAGAATTATAGCCTCATGCACATGACATGATTGGAGATATTTGTCAGAACAACCCCAAGAACATTTATATGCAAAAAAAGGGCTCTGGTTGGATTTGTGATTTAGATAAATCAATCACCTTAACCCTCATGCATCCTATTAAGCCTACAACCGACCCAAAAGCAAAGAATGTCTATATGCATGATTCATGACATCTCAGACCACATAAGGATATAAAAACAAAATGATTTGTAATCACAAAAAAACATGCAATTCATCAAGACTATGCATAGACAATATAAAAATAGAATGAATATTAGAACTTTTCACCTATTTTGTAAGATCAATTAAACTGTATAAACAAATTAATTTTAACATTGCATACATTCTAATGCTGACAAAGGTGAAATCTAATCtctcaaaaaaaaaacaacacacatatatgGTTGATTACCAATTCAGCCAGGGAAAGAAATATAAAAGAACTAATTTGTTTAAGAAAGTCTTCATATCTTGCATTGATATTTATAATCCATTTCTATCATGCTCTGTGCCCACAATCCCACAAGGAAAAGGGGTCTGGAAGCGACTGCGTGTACCAGAGGTGTCTTTTTACATGTGAGTAACTTGTTACTCTTATTTTAAATTAATAAACTGCATTTTTATACTTTCCCTGCGGCTATCTGTCACCCTTATTGGGTCTATCATGAGGACGCCGGGTGTTGGTGAATACACTATACACAGAGAAATAACAGGACAACTCTATAGTTGAGGTGTATATACTATACACAGAAGAGAATAAACAGGACAACTCTATAGCTGAAGGAAGGAGACACTCCAGTGTACAAAGAACCTACTTTGTGAGTTAGTCTCACACATGGCCGGGTGagtacagcaaaaaaataaaaaaatattacactCCCACCACCGTAAGTTATTTTTCATTTGATTTAATTGGTGCAAAACTGTCACTGATCAttgtttatttgtattctttTCTCTTGAGCTCCCCGTATTCTATTTCCTTATTTCAACATCTTTGTACAGTATAATACATGTTTCATGGCTCTACACCCCTGTTCATGTCCTATGGAAGTGTAGAgatgtcacatcacatgtacagtagctaGTATCATTCCTTCCTCCCATTTGTAATTATCCAACGCAATTAATACTCCAGTAGCATCTTTTAAGTATGATTTCTGGGACTTAACGTATTTGTGTAGGTAAACATCAAACTACTCAGATTGGAGGTTAGGGAGTTTATACCAGATATTATTGTACTTCCAGGAGGATTTGTCAAATTTTTATGGATCTTAGGTATGAAATAGAATATTGTGAGTTTCGGCTTCTCCTTTAATAGATATGTAAATTATTTTTCCTTTAAGATCCTTTAAGATATCTTTTCATGTTATGAGTAGCTCTCGTAACTCATTAGAGAATTGATTTGTAGGGTCACTTTTCAATTGGATATATGAATCTGTATTCCCCAGAATTCTGTTAGACTCTCCCACCCCCACTTCTCTTTACCATACCCACCCCTACTACTTTCTCATTTCCACACCTGCCCCAACTTTGGTCAGACCTGCCCCtacttcttgctctctctctgtcagacccaCCACCACTCCTCTCTGCCAGACTGTCAACCACCCTTCTCTCTGCCAAACCTGGCCTACTCCTCGCTGTCAGATCTTCATCCTCCTCTCTCTGGCCGAGCAGACAGCACACTGCTCTATCTGTACGACCCATCCCAATCCACCTGTTGCCTGATCCACCCCCCTTGTACTCTGCCAGACCTACCCCAAATATTCTCTCTTCAAGACTcagtcccactcctctctctgtcagaccCGCCCCAACTCTTCTCTGCAAGACAAGCCCCCACTTTGTTCTGTAAGACCCACCCAATTCTCGCTCTGTGCCAGACCTGTCCTCAATCCCCTGCTAGAGCTACCCCCACTCCTTTCTCTATATTCCAGAACTTAATTCACAACTCTCTCTGGagacccaccccctcctctctctgaaaGACACACCCCGACTCAGCTCTCTACAGTCAGCATATATAAATATCATGGTAATAAATAATGGTATGTATCGAGTTACCAACCACTTTTATTAGCACGACATTACTATGCTACCAGTATGTTGCCCAACACTAATCTGAAAAAGCAAATGTATCACCTGTATAAATTTAGtacctgtatgaatcctctgatgTGTGAGCGAGTTGCAATTATGAGAAAAGCTTTTCCCGCACTGTGAAAGGTTTCTGCTCTGTATGAATCTTCAGGTGATAAAGGAGATTGTTCATAATACTGAATGGTTTcccactctgtacatgtgaacggtTTCTCCCCGTGTGAATCCTCTTATGTGTGAGCAGGTTGCTgttctgtgaaaagctttttccacactctgtgcatgtgaaaggtttctcccctgtatgaatcctctggtgatcGAGCAGGTACCTCTTAGTGCTGAACGGTTTCCCACACTCAGCACATGTGAaaagtttctcccctgtatgaatcctctggtgatcGAGAAGGCACCTCTTACTACTCAACTGTTTCCCACACTCAGCACATGTTAAAAggttctcccctgtatgaatcctctggtgatcGAGAAGGCACCTCTTAGTAGTGAACAGCTTCCCACACTCAGCACATGTGAATAGTTTCTTCCCTGTATGAATACTCTTGTGATCGAGAAGGCACCTCTTAGTACTgaactgtttcccacactctgtacaataAAAAGGTTTGTCTCCTGTGTGAATACTCTGGTGTGAAAGGAGATTCCCCTTCAGTGAAAAGCTTTtgccacactctgtacatgtgaacggtctctcccctgtgtgaatcctctcatgtATGAGGAACTTGCTTTTCCatgaaaagctttttccacactctgtacatgtgaaagattTCTTCCCTGTGTGAATCTTCTGGTGATAAAGCAGATtgttcttaatactgaattgtttcccaaaCTCTGTACATGAGACCGGTTTCTCCCCTttgtgaatcctctcatgtgtgAGGAGATTGctcttctgtgaaaagctttttccTTACTCTctgcatgtgaaaggtttctcccctgtgtgaatcctctggtgattGAGAAGGTACCTCTTCCTACTgaactgtttcccacactctgtacaattAAAAGGTTTGTCCGCTGTGTGAATACTCTGGTGTGAAAGGAGACTTCCCTTCAGTGAAAAGTTTTTTCCACACTTtgcacatgtgaaaggtttcttccCTGAATGAATCCTCTCATGTGCAAGGAGGTTGCTCTCAAGTGAAAAGCTTTTAGcgcacactgtacatgtgaacggtttcttccctgtgtgaatcctctcatgtgcgaggaagtggcttttccatgaaaagctttttctacacactgtacatgtgaaaggtttcttgTCTGTGTGAATCTTCTGGTGATAAAGCAGATTATTCTTAATAccgaattgtttcccacactctgtacatgtgaacgatttttcccctgtatgaatcctctcatGTGTGAGGAGGTTGCACTTGCATGAAAAGCTTTTTccgcactctgtacatgtgaacggtttctcccctgtgtgaatcctcacatgtgtgaggaggttgctcttccatgaaaagctttttccacactctgtacaaTTAAAAGGTTTGTCTGCTGTGTGAATACTCTGGTGTGAAAGGAGACTACTCTTCAGTGAAAAGTTTtttccacacactgtacatgtgaacggtttcacccctgtatgaatcctctcatGTGCGAGGAGGTTGCTCTTATGTGAAAAGCTTTTTccgcactctgtacatgtgaatggtttcacccctgtatgaatcctctggtgatcGCGAAGGTGCCTCTTAGTACTGAACtgtttctcacactctgtacaatTAAAAGGTTTGTCTGCTGTGTGAATACTCTGGTGTGAAAGGAGACGCCTCTTCAGTGAAAAGttttttccacactctgtacatgtgaacggtttctcccctgtgtgaatcctctcatgtatgaggaagtggcttttccttgaaaagctttttccacactctgtgcatgtgaaaggtttcttccCTGTATGAATCTTCTGGTGATAAAGCAGTTTGCTcgtaatactgaattgtttcccatactctgtacatgtgaacgaTTTCTCCCCTATGTGAATCTTCTCATGTGTGAGGAGGTTGCTCTTTtgtgaaaagctttttccacactctgtacatgtgaacggtttctcccctgtgtgaatcctcacatgtgtgaggaggttgctcttccatgaaaagctttttccacactctgtacaaTTAAAAGGTTTGTCCGCTGTGTGAATACTCTGGTGTGAAAGGAGACTACTCTTCAGTGAAAAGTTTtttccacacactgtacatgtgaacggtttcacccctgtatgaatcctctcatGTGCGAGGAGGTTGCTCTTATGTGAAAAGCTTTTTccgcactctgtacatgtgaatggtttcacccctgtatgaatcctctggtgatcGCGAAGGTGCCTCTTAGTACTGAACtgtttctcacactctgtacaatTAAAAGGTTTGTCTGCTGTGTGAATACTCTGGTGTGAAAGGAGACGCCTCTTCAGTGAAAAGttttttccacactctgtacatgtgaacggtttctcccctgtgtgaatcctctcatgtatgaggaagtggcttttccttgaaaagctttttccacactctgtgcatgtgaaaggtttcttccCTGTATGAATCTTCTGGTGATAAAGCAGTTTGCTcgtaatactgaattgtttcccatactctgtacatgtgaacgaTTTCTCCCCTATGTGAATCTTCTCATGTGTGAGGAGGTTGCTCTTTTGTGAACagctttttccacactctgtacatgtgaacggtttctcccctgtgtgaatcctctcatgtatgaggaagtggcttttccttgaaaagctttttccacactctgtgcatgtgaaaggtttcttccCTGTATGAATCTTCTGGTGATAAAGCAGTTTGCTcgtaatactgaattgtttcccatactctgtacatgtgaacgaTTTCTCCCCTATGTGAATCTTCTCATGTGTGAGGAGGTTGCTCTTTtgtgaaaagctttttccacactctgtacatgtgaacggtttctcccctgtgtgaatcctcacatgtgtgaggaggttgctcttccatgaaaagctttttccacactctgtacaaTTAAAAGGTTTGTCCGCTGTGTGAATACTCTGGTGTGAAAGGAGACTACTCTTCAGTGAAAAGTTTtttccacacactgtacatgtgaacggtttcacccctgtatgaatcctctcatGTGCGATGAGGTTGCCCTTATGTGAAAAGCTTTTTccgcactctgtacatgtgaatggtttcaccCCTGTATGAATCTTCTGGTGATAAAGCAGTTTGCTcgtaatactgaattgtttcccatactctgtacatgtgaacgaTTTCTCCCCTATGTGAATCTTCTCATGTGTGAGGAGGTTGCTCTTAtgtgaaaagctttttccacactctgtacatttgaacggtttctcccctgtgtgaatcctctcatgtgtgaggaggttgctcttctgtgaaaagctttttccgcactctgtgcatgtgaatggtttcacccctgtatgaatcctctggtgatcGAGAAGGCACCTCTTAATACGGAAccgtttcccacactctgtacaattAAAAGGTTTGTCTCCTGTGTGAATACTCTGATGTGAAAGGAGATTCCCCTTCagtgaaaagctttttccacagTCTGAACAGGTAAAGGGTTTCTCCCTAGTGTGGGCACAAACGTGGGTGAGAAATTCCATATCTAATGAGAAGCCTTTACCACACTCACAACAGACAAAAAGCTGGCCATCTCTCTCATATCTTCTGCTTGACCCATACTTAGACTCAGTTTGTACTATGTGCTGTACACGGCCGGTAAATTCACCATCATTGGGCACTGGTTCTTGGCACGTATCCAACATGTGGCAGGAATCATGTTTTGTTGGCACTTCTAGGCTGCTAGGAGTTAACCCGCTTCTGGACATATCAGAGCTCCAGTTTTGCCCCTCATTCAGGCAGTTCTCTAACAGAAggaaacaaaaaagacagaactCAAATGTTTTCAAATCTGTAAATAAATGACTGAAAACAAATTACCATTCCAAAATACTCTGCATAATTTACTTTATTGCTACTAAATTAACAATATGTTCTCTTCAATCTATACTGAAGGCCTTAAAATTGTGGTCCTGGACATCCAGTGGTCCCCCAATGACTGGTTGTGGTCCTAGAGACTTGACATTTCTTTCTGGCAGCTCTCATACTAAATTCATTTTGATACAcattatataattatttattactgTACTGATTATCTAAGTGTACATGATATCAACCCATCCAGACAAATCTATAATGTAAAGATAGGTTGGAGAAGTCTACATAGGCACCTAAACCAGCCCCAATTGCTCCATATTGTCTCAGTCAAAAAATGACACATAAAAATGATTATTAATCCTAATTTGCCAAAAATGCAGCCTTGGTGTAATATATGACTCCTCCCTTCCCTTCTCACATTCAGGCTGTTGTAAATATTGCCATTATTCCCTCCGCAATGTTTCCACAATCTGCCCTTTTCTAAAATGCTCATGCATACCCTCATATCTCCACTATTGCAACTTTAACCTCTCTGGCCTTCCCTCATCCCAACTCTATACTTAATTTATTACTttcataaaaacaaaacaaaaaaatacactgTGGTTTGAATAATATCCCTTTCTTTTTGGTCTGTCTCTGCTGTACTTCTCCTGAGGTCCTTACAGTGGCTTCCCATTAAACCTCTGCATTACTTAACAATAGGGAAGTCAAATGACAAAATctcactattcgcagatgatatAATATTAACCTTGGAGAACCACCAAACCTCACTACCCAATCTCCAACAGGCACTCTCTGACTTTGGAGTAATCTCAGGGTATAAAATTAATTCCGATAAATCCGAAGCATTAAATCTGACCTTGTGAGACCAAGAACTGAAATTATTAAACCTACATTTTTATTATAAGTGGTGTCCCACGCATGTCAAGTATCTGGGAATTAACATGACCAGAttctaccactccctatatcagaAAAACTATCCCCCTCTATTTGAAAATATTAAAAAGGACCTGGTCAAATGGGAAGGACACcagatatcctggattggcagaatgATATCAGTAAAAATGAATGTCCTCCTGAGGCtcctatactatttccagaccctccTGGTCCGCATTCCAGTGCCTGAATTGAAAAACCTGCAAAACAAAATTTTCCACTTTATATGGCAAGGCAAAAGACCCAGGGTGGCCAGAACGGTCATGATAACCtcgaggaggggagagggggggatgggtgtTCCGAATGTTCTCAAGGACTACCAAACAGCCCAGTTAAGGCAAGTGGTGGTTTGGAACACCGACCCGACCCAGACTTGCTGGTTGTCTATTGAAACGTACTATGCgaaaacgccttctctgccaatAGGTTTGTGGGCTGGTGAGAGAAGAGATACAGTCAAAGAAAATAGAACTCGAAGCGATGAGACATACGTGGGAGATttggacacaaaacaaaaataaattcggCTTGCTATCCCCCGTCTCACAGCTTACTCCACTGTTTGACAACCCGGAGTTCCCCCCAGGTTGCGATTCTAATCAATTCAATCAATTGAAAGCAAGGGGTATCAGGGTAATTGCTGACCTGTTAAATAACGGTAAACTATTGAGCTTTCAGGAGCTTCGAGCTAAATATGAGATACCAGATCTAAATTTATTTAAGTAACTCCAAATTAGGCATTTTCTTCAAAAATTATCCCTAAGGTTGGAGTTCCCCTCTATGTTAGAGTTCGAGGTGCTAAGTAGCAAAGGCATCTACCAAAAATGCCTAATAACAAAGATCTACGGGAGCCTAGAGTCAAAAGCGGACTCCGCAGACCATGATTATATGATGAGATGGGCCGAATGATCTCAATATTGAAATTTACAAAGACGATTGGGAGGACATATGGCAGTTTGCATCAAAAACGTCCATATGCactacaatcaaagaaaacatttacaaaatcatGTATtattggtacctcaccccagcacACCTTAAACAGATATTCCCTCTGGTgtctgacctctgttggaggggatgtggacaaaagggagacatggcccacatatggtggacatgtccggttGTCCAGAATTATTGGAAAATGATTCAATCTATCATTGAGGAGATCACAGAACTCCAGATCCCTATAGATCCACTGGTCTTATTATTAGCTAAACCGGTGGCAGATATAGACCCTCCGATGAGAAGACTAATATCTTTTATTCTCACGGGAGCCAGATGCactattgcggcctcctggaagaaattGGCCCCTCCCTCCAAACGTGCAGTTGGAAGGAGAATTAGTGAGGTTATGGAAATGGAAAAAATGACGGCATTTTTATATCAGTCCACTGAACGTTTCTACAGGACCTGGGACCCATGGATAACTATGAGGCCCGGACGAGCTTGAGACGCAGCACTGGGGAGGACCCATGGGCCAGCCtaccacccttcccctccccccctcttttccctccccccatcttcttcttttctttttctgctgCCCATGTCTTCCTCCCTCTTAATACTTTAGGATCTAGACCCACCACTACACCAAGTTGATTTCATTTGATTAGGAGAAATCAGGTCATGTATACAGATGGGTGGATAAAACTTACGTTTTTGAACTTACTAACCAATAAGAAAGGAAGTACCTCAGATACATGCTATAAGCATTCTATTTGTATAGGTTCCAGTGAACCACTGTATTTGATGTATACATTCTGTAATCTGTACTCAAGCTAATTTTGTATTGTCCTTTCCTGTCTAAACTGACTAAAAAATTtaagtaccaaaaaaaaaaaaaaaactctgcatTACTAATAACATTCTCCTTTAAGGCTCTACCTTCTTCtataccctcttacatttctcCAAACCCCAGCGGAGCGATGATGAAGgccatgtaaagaaaaacattacatagtgcaataatgctaaACACAGTGAAAGTGTGGAACATTTTAAGGAAGGTCCACAATTTTCAGGAGGATGCCGTCATTTGCGCATCCTCAAAAACGCATAGAGCGTGGCTTGCGGAAGGACTCAGAGAGGCATCCCCTGACGGCTCCAGCGGGTGAATTCATGTGGCCGAAAGTGACTCCAGAGGAACAAAACGGATGTGGACGTGAATGACAGCGCGAGCAGTAGAGCGGTGAGATTGCGACTTACCACAAAGCCACACAAGGAAAATAGGAGATGAGGCACAAGGATTTAAAAAAAGTGAACATTTATTTAAGCATACACAACGTGTCGACCTAATAGGTCTTTGTTATGTGCAAAAAAGTGGCCGCTGCCGATCGTACATTGAAGGGAGCACCGTTAACTGTatcaatctctttattatattgtggtgtgcagcatttattccTTGTTTTATTACCACACCATAAACTTACCCTGCCCATTACTCATTTTCTTATTATTGCTGATCCTACTGTACTACCACACACCATCCAGGGACATCATTGCCACTGCTTGGATTACTGCTTCTATACTTCTACTcaattgtgagtaggaattttggAGCTCCCtttaataatttcactttcactgtgtttagcattattgcactatgtaatgtttttcttTAAATGGCCTTCATCATCGCTCCCCTGGGGTTTGGAGAAATACTTTTGAAACAGTCTGTTTTAAGGGTTGAGTGAAGTCTGTTTgtctattttattattttcacgTATTGGTGGTATGTGATTATTATATTGTGCACTTTATTTCacttgattatatatatttatcactttatatatttttgaatCTAATATACTGAAtacattggtatatatatatatatatatatatatatatatatatatatatatatatatatacagtgcttgacaaatcacccaaaaatctactcgccgaaccaaaaaatctactcgccacctagtcccgccccaaccccgtctctagtcccgcccccaaccccgcccccagccccgcattttaaaaaacccataaatgaaataaatgtaatcaattcctagtaagaacattagtttttgacataagtttatttattgtattacattatactacaattagtccgtgtgtgtgtatgtgtgtgtgtgtgtgtgtgtgtgtgtgtataaatgtcgaatctagaaaaaaaagccagatgtgaatgactagtttcctgcaccccttaactagtgcctggatgcccctgcttcacaatatttaaagcagcaatcccacctgggatcttacctgatccgcagaccctcaatgtccaggtacctcatttccgcaatgttatacattggaggggaggtgttccctacctgtcttctgggttagggggggttccgatgtcttccgtgtgaagcttgagtcagatctggaagaaagcagtataggttatttcggtgtagtatagggcagttaagatatactgggtaaataaaatatccagatccagattgtgagacagagagagggtgagacagagagagggtgagacagagagagggtgagacagagagagggtgagacagacggagagagagggtgagacagacggagagagagggtgagagagacggagagagagggtgagagagacggagagagagggtgagagagacggagagagagggtgagagagacggagagagggtgagagagacggagagagggtgagagagacggggagagggtgagagagagacggagagagggtgagagagacggagagagggtgagagagagacggagagagggtgagagagagatggagagagggtgagagagagacggagagagggtgagagagagacggagagagggagtgagggagaaaccgagagagggagaaaccgagagacagagggtgagagacggagagagggtgagagacggagagagggtgactgtggggggatggggtgactgggtgtggggatggggtgactgggtgtggggatggggtgacggtgtggggatggggtgacggtgtggggatggggtgactgggtgtggggattgtgtgattggatggggtgactgggtggggtgatggggtgatggggtgacggggtgtctgactgggtggggattactgactgtgactgggtggggattactgactgtctgactgggtggggattactgactgtctgactgggtggggtgactgggcagggggcaggggggtgggatgactgacttttgactgactgggtgggagtgactggttggggggggagtgactgactggggggggagtgactgactgggtggggggggggactgactgactgggtggggggtatgactgactgactgggtggggggggggtatgacttactgactgggtgggggtatgactgactgggtggggtggggggatgactgactgacagggtggggtgatgactgactgactgggtggggtggggggatgactgactgagtgggtgaggtggggggatgactgactgattggggggatgactacctctggtgtcctacacgttcacacacacacacacacacacacacacacacacacacacacacacacacacacacacacacacacacacacacacacacaccactctctctctcatacacacacacactcacactctctctctcgttggggggggggggtcaggggggagtggagacagccacggggaccgaggggaacacccctgccccgcgcgtgcagccacaggagcggaaccggaggggggggaaatcccctgctgtcatagcCTGCCCCgtgcgagcagccacggggacaggagcagagaccagaggggaagcgggttcgggggggggggggggggacattcccCTCTATCATCTCCTGTCCCGggc encodes the following:
- the LOC142488326 gene encoding LOW QUALITY PROTEIN: uncharacterized protein LOC142488326 (The sequence of the model RefSeq protein was modified relative to this genomic sequence to represent the inferred CDS: inserted 1 base in 1 codon; substituted 1 base at 1 genomic stop codon), with the translated sequence MDPRLLRFPVVVLERLETKSEMEEADTGEHLTPIKREMDSFPVGGFPVIVPERLEIKSESEELNTEDHLTTMKSEMVTFPVDENCLNEGQNWSSDMSRSGLTPSSLEVPTKHDSCHMLDTCQEPVPNDGEFTGRVQHIVQTESKYGSSRRYERDGQLFVCCECGKGFSLDMEFLTHVCAHTREKPFTCSDCGKSFSLKGNLLSHQSIHTGDKPFNCTECGKRFRIKRCLLDHQRIHTGVKPFTCTECGKSFSQKSNLLTHERIHTGEKPFKCTECGKSFSHKSNLLTHEKIHIGEKSFTCTEYGKQFSITSKLLYHQKIHTGVKPFTCTECGKSFSHKGNLIAHERIHTGVKPFTCTVCGKNFSLKSSLLSHQSIHTADKPFNCTECGKSFSWKSNLLTHVRIHTGEKPFTCTECGKSFSQKSNLLTHEKIHIGEKSFTCTEYGKQFSITSKLLYHQKIHTGKKPFTCTECGKSFSRKSHFLIHERIHTGEKPFTCTECGKSCSQKSNLLTHEKIHIGEKSFTCTEYGKQFSITSKLLYHQKIHTGKKPFTCTECGKSFSRKSHFLIHERIHTGEKPFTCTECGKNFSLKRRLLSHQSIHTADKPFNCTECEKQFSTKRHLRDHQRIHTGVKPFTCTECGKSFSHKSNLLAHERIHTGVKPFTCTVCGKNFSLKSSLLSHQSIHTADKPFNCTECGKSFSWKSNLLTHVRIHTGEKPFTCTECGKSFSQKSNLLTHEKIHIGEKSFTCTEYGKQFSITSKLLYHQKIHTGKKPFTCTECGKSFSRKSHFLIHERIHTGEKPFTCTECGKNFSLKRRLLSHQSIHTADKPFNCTECEKQFSTKRHLRDHQRIHTGVKPFTCTECGKSFSHKSNLLAHERIHTGVKPFTCTVCGKNFSLKSSLLSHQSIHTADKPFNCTECGKSFSWKSNLLTHVRIHTGEKPFTCTECGKSFSCKCNLLTHERIHTGEKSFTCTECGKQFGIKNNLLYHQKIHTDKKPFTCTVCRKSFSWKSHFLAHERIHTGKKPFTCTVCAKSFSLESNLLAHERIHSGKKPFTCAKCGKNFSLKGSLLSHQSIHTADKPFNCTECGKQFSRKRYLLNHQRIHTGEKPFTCREXGKSFSQKSNLLTHERIHKGEKPVSCTEFGKQFSIKNNLLYHQKIHTGKKSFTCTECGKSFSWKSKFLIHERIHTGERPFTCTECGKSFSLKGNLLSHQSIHTGDKPFYCTECGKQFSTKRCLLDHKSIHTGKKLFTCAECGKLFTTKRCLLDHQRIHTGENLLTCAECGKQLSSKRCLLDHQRIHTGEKLFTCAECGKPFSTKRYLLDHQRIHTGEKPFTCTECGKSFSQNSNLLTHKRIHXGEKPFTCTEWETIQYYEQSPLSPEDSYRAETFHSAGKAFLIIATRSHIRGFIQVLNLYR